The Phycisphaerales bacterium sequence GCAAAACGATCGCCGACGCAACCGCAGCGGCGCTGGCCCAAACAGTCAGTGGCGAGCACGGCGCACGTTGCCTGGGCGTCCCTGGCGGCATCTATCACTTGACCTGCACTGGTGAAACAACCTGGTTCGGTTTTGCTTCAGCCATTATTGACCATGGCCCCACCCAACCCACCATTGAACCAGTAACCTCAGACGCCTTTCCGCGACCCGCCCATCGCCCCAGCAACTCAAGGCTTGATCTCACTAAGACCATCGAGACCTTTGAGCTGAGCCTGCCGTCCTGGCAAGAGGCGATGACAGAGTGCCTTCAAGAAAGTTCAGACGAACTCAAACGGTGATTCTGAAATGGCGACCGATCAAGAACGCGAGCATGGCAAGTGCAGCAAAGTCGCGATCAAGCCCCACCAAGATAGATTGAGTGATGCGACATGCCCGCGTGTGTCAAGCACTGCGACGGTACGCCCCCGCACCACCACTCTTGCGACGATGTCATCAAGCCCAGGTCGCTGGAGCATTGGGGGAAGTGGCCCCGGCCGAAGCGGAAGAGATCGCTTCAGACGGCGCACAGCCCTCAATGAGCTGAACTCCGCGACAAGGCTCTGACCACCCTCATCACGGAGCGACAGCACGTGTCCATCGAATTCCAGATGGAGATCGGATTCAATCTGAAGGGACATCAATCACGCACCGTCGTGAGCACGGCTCCGGATCCGAAGTGTTCCATTGAGGCGCCAAGGTGCATGACGAGCATCAGTGCCAGTTCCGCTGGGAATCTCAACGGTCATCTCTTCAAACTGGTAAATAATTTCAGCCTGCTGTCCGGTCAAACGCTCATAGAGTCCGCTGGCCAAGTCAGGCCAGGTGTGGGTGTCTGTCGTAGTCATCAATAAGCTCCAATGTCTTAGGGAAAAAGAAAAGAGATCGTTTCTCGAGTAATCCCTTAGTGTAGACCTGCCGCGCATTTGTTTTTAGGAGTTTCAATAAATTCACTAAGAATTCACATCTTGAAGTGATGACCTCGGTCGCATCAGTCCTCTTCAAGAGGACCAAGTATTTGATCAAAGCTTCAGGAATTCCAAAGACAATCCATTGGCTAAACTCAATGGAAACAATTCCCGTTCACCATGATTGCGGATCCCCTCATCCACGGCGATGAATCTTAAAAGATGACAAGATTAACCAAAATCAAGCACCCCTCTTATGATCAAAGGCGCTGACATAGTGCTCGACGACTGGTCGTCCACCATCTGGCAGCCGCACACTGACCACATCAAAGCGAATGGCTTGGTCTGAACGTGCTAATCGAGCGATCAACTGCTGACCAGCACGCATTTGGCGAGCCTGTTTGGTCGAGGTCATTGAATCAAGTGGGTTGTGAGCTTCCCCAGATGCCCCTCGCGGCAACACACGGGTTTTCACCTCAACAATCACCAAAGCTTCACGGCGAGGTGCCCACATCAGTAAATCAATTTCATCAGCACCGAGCCGCATATTACGCGCGACAGTGCGATAGCCCCGTCGCTGCAACCAGCGCTGTGCCAACCGCTCGCCTTTTTTACCTGTACAGAGGTGATGCGGCGATTTAGAAAACGCCCGAGCCAGCCAGCGGGAAGGCGTCCATCGCTGCACAAGAATTACCCTTTGGGCACAAACCGAACCATCACGATGTCCATCACACGATTAGACATCTCCATCATGTCATCATAAATACCACGCTGCATGAGCTGATCGACATATCGCTTTTGCTCGCGCTGAAATGACCGAGCATGAAGCTCCTGTCGTAACTCGGTTTGCACTTCGGCAGTAAACAGGCTCTTTACATCAGCTTGCTCAAGCATAATCACATGAAGCCAGATGGTACGACTTCCCCGTACAAAGGGCCCCACTGAATCGCCCTGTTCTAAGCCAACGAGGTGCTGCTTAAATTCTGCTGCGATCTCAATATCACTAATGCCCTCAGGCCCCATCAGGAATGAATCCCAGCGGCCATCATTGCGCATCCCTTCAGCCTTGGCCACATCCATGAATGACTCACCTGAAACCAGACGCTTCTCAATTGACTCGATCCGCTCTTGATTCCCCTCAGTGGTGACCTGAATTCGCCCCAATACAACTTTGGGCTGAGGGTTGTATCGTTCATTTTTTCGCTTGTATTCGCGTTCAATATCGCGCCAGCTGACCACCACATGCGGGGATATTTTGGATCGCATCAAGTGCCCAATGAGCATCTTGTTCTTTTCAAGATCAACTTTCTCATCCAGCGTAAGTCCCTCTTCTTCTTGCATCCGCTGCTCAGCCTGCGTTCTCACGCCGCCACCTTGACCAACCAACTCCTCACGTAAATTGCGTAAGAATCCAAGCAGGCCAGTTTCCTGCTCTTTGGTCAGGCCGATCTGAGCTTCGGAAAGAAACAACTCATTGAGAATCACATCTTCCAGTCGTTTTTGAACAGTCTTAAACGCTTTGCTGCGAAAGGCCTCTAAGCTCAATCGGCGTGCTTCTGCCCAAAGTTCATCCGCAACAGGATCAAGCACTTCATTGGCAAAGATTGGCCGACCATTGACTTGGCCAATCATGCTATCAACAACAATACGTTCGCCGGTGCGACGCACAACGGTACCCGGCTTAGGCGGCCCTACCGTTTGCCCCAAGCGAGCCTCTTCCTTTTCTTTGTTGGCCGCACTGGCGATTTCTTCTGGAGATTCAGCGCCTGGGGCCAATACGGCATTCGCAATACGTTGTTCACCGCCAGCAGTCTGCTCAGCGCCCGCGACCGAAGATGCATCATCAGTATCACTGCTACTGGATGGATCTGGTTTGACGAAGTCTTTGAGTTGGACTTTGCTAGGCGACCCTCCTTCACTGGTCGAAGCACATCCGACCACCAATGCCGACAGTGAAAGAAGCCCTACCACCAAGATGGTCTTTTTTAGAAAAGTAAACATCGGCCTCATGCCTCAGGTCCTTTTGCTCTAGTTACCCATGAATTCCCACTGACTGATGGCCATCCTGCCTGCTATGGGTTCAATTCTCATTTGAGTCGGGCCGTAATTGCCCCGACCCAGGCCGTTGCATTGTACGATGGATTCTCGCATCAACCCAGATGCCTGCGCTCTTATGGCTTTTGACCACCTCTCAACCCTTATCTCGGACCACCGATCATGACTGACCAAGAAAATATCACACCAGGTAGCGATGAGCCCAAGATCCAGATCGACAGCGACTGGAAGGAAGAAGCCCAACGCGAAAAAGACCGACTCGCAGAAGAGGAAGCCACCCGAGTGGATGACCCCGCTGAGCAAAGAGGCATGCCAGAAGCGAGCTTCAA is a genomic window containing:
- a CDS encoding YraN family protein translates to MQRWTPSRWLARAFSKSPHHLCTGKKGERLAQRWLQRRGYRTVARNMRLGADEIDLLMWAPRREALVIVEVKTRVLPRGASGEAHNPLDSMTSTKQARQMRAGQQLIARLARSDQAIRFDVVSVRLPDGGRPVVEHYVSAFDHKRGA